One stretch of Pradoshia sp. D12 DNA includes these proteins:
- a CDS encoding PTS glucose transporter subunit IIA yields the protein MAFSFFKKKENNLVAPLNGTVISIEEVPDPVFSQKMMGEGIAIQPSGGHVYAPINGEIIMIAPTKHAIAIRSKSGIEVLIHIGLETVALNGEGFQPSVKEGEQVRAGQLLIEVDWAYLEERVESTVTPIIVMNSDKEITYGSKGTCTQGETVIMTI from the coding sequence ATGGCATTTAGTTTTTTTAAGAAGAAAGAGAATAATTTGGTGGCACCGTTAAATGGTACAGTTATTTCAATTGAAGAGGTTCCCGATCCGGTATTTAGCCAAAAAATGATGGGAGAAGGTATTGCAATTCAGCCATCGGGCGGCCATGTATATGCGCCTATTAATGGAGAGATTATCATGATTGCTCCAACCAAACATGCCATTGCGATCCGCAGTAAATCTGGTATTGAGGTCTTAATTCATATTGGTCTTGAAACTGTTGCCTTAAATGGAGAAGGATTTCAGCCTTCTGTTAAAGAAGGAGAACAGGTGAGAGCTGGACAATTGTTGATAGAGGTGGATTGGGCGTATTTAGAGGAGCGAGTTGAAAGTACGGTTACTCCAATTATAGTGATGAATAGCGATAAGGAAATTACCTACGGCAGTAAGGGAACGTGTACACAAGGTGAAACGGTTATTATGACAATCTAA
- a CDS encoding PH domain-containing protein has protein sequence MNHSKKRQHPAWILIEIVSFIKSLLFIIIFLFILNAGTETGWVVWARYAFWAVVAWALIYIPLKWYSNTYELNEEAIVLHEGVLVKKLRTTTYERIQDHHIQTNFIHKLLGLTTIKLETGTTDDESTLIFEAVSSEEADRILDLVYRKNSNRLDEAKEEEVVEKQIYFRSTQKDNLKAALTSFSFLAIFPLLAAVYSNIDDFFNVEESTKAVFTYFMNHLGLLVPLIIIALLLSFGIGYIQTVIKYGNYEIAGDNQRIYISKGVLNRNTFSIQKSRVQAITIKQSLIKRLLGMAEVKVVSAGQTESSEQEISSLYPFLPKHEAYSLTNELLPDYHIEEEMTHLPKHVLWLRLIRPYYWTIAALIGLFLFKKDWIWLAIGVFVIELILRLLNYKFTSYLQTDAFIQVRNGGLITETFLTKRKNIQQTVSKYSWLQRKFNVATLEFTNRSKPVVITSLPDVPKEVVVEFHEWYKGSENIKRL, from the coding sequence ATGAATCACTCTAAAAAAAGACAGCATCCTGCCTGGATTCTTATAGAAATCGTTTCATTTATTAAAAGTCTCTTATTTATTATCATCTTCCTATTTATTTTAAATGCTGGCACAGAGACCGGTTGGGTTGTATGGGCGCGATATGCATTTTGGGCTGTTGTTGCCTGGGCCCTTATATACATTCCATTAAAATGGTATTCAAATACCTATGAATTGAACGAAGAAGCGATCGTTCTTCATGAGGGTGTGTTGGTTAAAAAGCTGCGTACAACAACCTATGAACGAATTCAGGACCATCATATTCAAACAAACTTTATTCATAAGCTGCTTGGGCTAACAACGATTAAACTTGAAACCGGGACTACGGATGACGAATCGACTCTAATCTTTGAGGCTGTTAGTTCAGAGGAAGCGGATCGCATCCTTGATTTAGTATACAGGAAAAATTCCAATCGGTTAGATGAAGCAAAAGAAGAAGAAGTCGTTGAAAAACAGATCTACTTCCGCTCCACTCAAAAAGATAACCTAAAAGCTGCGCTGACGTCATTCAGTTTTCTAGCCATTTTCCCTCTTCTGGCAGCTGTGTACTCAAATATTGATGATTTTTTTAATGTAGAGGAATCCACTAAAGCAGTGTTTACCTACTTTATGAATCACTTAGGTTTATTGGTTCCGTTGATTATAATTGCGCTTCTTCTTTCTTTTGGAATAGGATATATCCAAACTGTCATCAAGTATGGGAATTATGAAATAGCCGGTGATAATCAAAGGATTTATATTTCTAAAGGAGTGTTGAACAGAAACACTTTTTCTATACAAAAAAGCAGGGTTCAGGCGATTACGATTAAACAGTCTTTAATCAAGCGTCTTCTGGGGATGGCCGAGGTCAAGGTAGTAAGTGCCGGCCAAACAGAGAGTAGTGAACAGGAGATTAGTTCACTTTATCCATTTTTACCAAAGCATGAAGCCTATTCGTTAACGAATGAATTATTGCCAGATTATCATATTGAAGAAGAAATGACTCATTTACCGAAGCACGTATTATGGCTAAGGCTAATTCGCCCTTATTACTGGACGATTGCTGCTTTGATCGGTCTCTTTTTATTCAAGAAAGACTGGATTTGGTTGGCGATAGGTGTATTTGTAATTGAGCTGATTCTCCGCCTCCTTAATTATAAATTTACAAGCTATTTGCAAACGGATGCTTTCATCCAAGTACGAAATGGCGGTTTAATTACAGAAACCTTTTTAACAAAACGTAAGAATATTCAGCAAACCGTGAGTAAATATTCATGGCTGCAGCGTAAATTTAACGTGGCTACATTGGAATTCACCAATCGCTCCAAGCCGGTTGTCATTACTTCATTACCTGATGTACCAAAGGAAGTCGTTGTCGAATTTCATGAATGGTATAAGGGTAGTGAAAATATAAAAAGATTGTAA
- a CDS encoding PH domain-containing protein has protein sequence MYLQIQEPTQRISKDSILVWRLSKTLGHGATILVAGVLWYLSEMYEWKTWITYTLIVLIGLTVLSAIYEILFEPYYKYKTWRYEIDEEYVQLKRGHFIVEHIVIPMAKVEYVSTHQGPFLRKYQLYDVEIGTTTTNHTIPAIPAEQAIALREQIAIFAKVKDRDEKGMEQEL, from the coding sequence ATGTATTTACAGATTCAAGAACCGACGCAGAGAATATCGAAGGACAGTATATTGGTTTGGAGGCTGTCCAAAACACTTGGGCATGGAGCCACTATCCTCGTAGCTGGGGTATTATGGTATCTATCTGAAATGTATGAATGGAAAACGTGGATCACCTATACTTTAATCGTGCTTATAGGTTTGACAGTGCTTTCAGCTATTTATGAAATTTTATTTGAACCGTACTATAAATATAAAACCTGGAGATACGAGATTGACGAGGAATACGTTCAATTGAAGCGTGGCCATTTTATTGTAGAGCACATTGTGATTCCGATGGCAAAAGTAGAATATGTATCGACACATCAAGGTCCCTTCTTACGAAAGTATCAGCTTTATGATGTTGAAATAGGAACCACAACTACAAATCATACGATTCCAGCGATACCAGCTGAACAAGCGATCGCTTTAAGGGAGCAAATTGCGATTTTCGCGAAGGTTAAAGACCGTGATGAAAAAGGAATGGAGCAGGAGTTATGA
- a CDS encoding aldose epimerase has protein sequence MTMEVMAGYNVIVLTEKATDSRAVLCPERGGILIQLTLHGKDILYLQEETFADPAKNIRGGNPVLFPICGPLPNNEYQLNGHTYTMRQHGFARNKAWKVIDQASNWATLQLQDDEESFKQYPFHFSLEFTYKLEDGKLSIYQTYKNLSSETMPFYAGFHPYFNANHPNSRYEIPATQYVDNEDGITKKYEENLKDLPIQDAKNFNPVSEGISRLSNNQDTIEVEYSNDFTTIVVWSERPNQYVCLEPWMALPGGFEQMEGVVRLPAHDELQAKCSISIKLG, from the coding sequence ATGACGATGGAAGTAATGGCGGGTTATAACGTAATCGTTCTTACGGAAAAAGCCACAGATTCAAGAGCGGTTTTATGTCCGGAAAGAGGGGGCATCTTAATTCAGCTAACTCTTCATGGAAAGGACATTTTATATTTACAAGAGGAAACGTTTGCGGATCCAGCAAAAAATATCCGCGGAGGAAACCCGGTTCTGTTTCCAATCTGTGGTCCATTACCAAACAATGAATATCAATTAAACGGACATACATATACAATGCGACAGCATGGATTTGCCCGGAATAAAGCTTGGAAAGTAATCGATCAAGCTTCAAATTGGGCTACTTTACAACTGCAGGATGATGAAGAAAGCTTTAAACAATACCCTTTTCATTTTTCTCTAGAATTTACGTATAAATTGGAAGACGGAAAACTAAGTATCTACCAAACCTACAAAAATTTATCATCAGAAACCATGCCATTCTATGCTGGTTTTCATCCTTATTTTAATGCGAATCATCCAAACAGTCGTTATGAAATTCCAGCAACTCAATATGTTGATAATGAAGATGGCATAACAAAAAAGTACGAAGAAAATCTAAAAGATTTACCTATTCAGGATGCAAAGAATTTCAATCCGGTATCTGAAGGGATATCCAGACTAAGTAATAATCAAGACACTATAGAAGTAGAGTATAGCAACGACTTTACTACCATTGTTGTGTGGTCAGAACGGCCAAATCAATATGTATGTCTTGAACCATGGATGGCATTACCTGGTGGATTTGAACAGATGGAAGGTGTTGTTCGTTTACCTGCGCACGATGAGTTACAGGCTAAATGCAGTATCTCAATCAAGCTGGGATAA
- a CDS encoding efflux RND transporter permease subunit, protein MKGLVNFVLGNKLAVWLLTIIITASGIYSGTRMKMESIPDISIPYLIVMGVYPGAAPEQVMNEVSIPMEKAIEGLEDVNAVYSNSSSSVSQVQVEYEYGVDMDEKKRQLESSIDGVKMPEDAEEPSIMAISMNMMPILSLSISSEEEDIVDLTSTVEDTILPKIEDIDGVASATITGQHIEEVNFSYDQEKMKQFGLTEDKVKEMIQASDMELSLGLYEFEEGEEAVYVDGKLKTVDGLKNMVIPVTPSAENPTPFVKLSDIAKIETVGKVESVSRTNGKDAIAIQIVKGQEANTVTVVNAVKDLIDDQEKAIDGLKIDVTLDQGKPIEDSVFTMIEKALFGGLIAILVILLFLRDIKSTIISIISIPVSIFMALLLLNWMDITLNIMTLGAITVAIGRVIDDSIVVVENIYRRMHLKEEKLRGRALIREATLEMFKPILSSTLVTIAVFAPMVFIGGMVGELFMPFALTMSFALIASLIVAITIVPALSHFLFRKGIYGERKEGQHKEVGKLALWYKGVLAKVLNHKIITSIIAVVLLVGSIALTPLIGFSFMGSQEEKTMYITYTPATGELQEDTLKNIEQVEEKLMDRKDIDTIQISVNDSDSADMAASMAMGGGAGGALMFLIFDPDMENFSEAKEEVEEYLLNIGQSGEWKLQDFAAMGGMSSNEVSYTIYSKDLDDLQNAVKQVEGALGNVDEVEDVTSDAEDPYVEHVLNVDQADVLQYGLTTGQIVMALNASDQKEVLTTVENDGNDIEVVVQREAKADPKSMDDLLKTPIPTAQGTAMPLSELVKVEEGTTLNTLARSEGEYYATVSATIIGEDVSKASTAADEEVDKLDLPKGVTTGVAGVAADMTETFTQLGVAMIAAVAIVYFILVVTFREGLAPFAILFSLPFAVIGSFVGLYLTDQTISVSVMMGLLMLIGIVVTNAIVLVDRIIHMEREGMKMREAILEAGATRLRPILMTAIATIGAMIPMALGDGGGGGLVSKDLAITVIGGLISSTLLTLVVVPIVYEVLSKMLKKNRKDIVED, encoded by the coding sequence GTGAAGGGGTTAGTCAACTTTGTTTTAGGAAATAAACTGGCCGTGTGGCTATTAACGATTATTATTACAGCATCAGGAATCTATTCAGGTACAAGAATGAAAATGGAGTCAATTCCAGATATATCTATTCCTTACTTAATTGTAATGGGTGTATATCCCGGTGCTGCTCCAGAGCAAGTAATGAATGAAGTCTCCATTCCAATGGAGAAGGCAATAGAAGGACTTGAAGATGTCAATGCCGTATATTCCAATTCATCATCCAGTGTATCTCAGGTTCAGGTAGAGTATGAGTACGGAGTAGATATGGATGAGAAAAAGCGTCAGCTTGAATCATCTATTGACGGAGTAAAAATGCCGGAGGATGCTGAAGAACCATCTATTATGGCAATCAGTATGAATATGATGCCGATTCTATCCTTATCCATCAGCAGTGAGGAAGAGGACATTGTAGATTTAACCTCGACTGTTGAAGATACAATCCTGCCTAAGATTGAAGATATTGATGGTGTAGCTTCTGCAACTATCACAGGACAGCATATAGAAGAAGTAAACTTCAGTTACGATCAGGAAAAGATGAAGCAATTTGGACTGACTGAAGACAAAGTGAAGGAAATGATTCAGGCGAGTGATATGGAGCTTTCACTCGGTCTTTATGAGTTTGAGGAAGGCGAAGAAGCGGTTTATGTAGATGGTAAACTAAAAACAGTTGATGGCCTGAAAAACATGGTCATTCCAGTTACACCATCTGCGGAAAATCCAACGCCATTTGTGAAATTGAGTGACATTGCAAAAATTGAAACGGTTGGTAAAGTAGAATCCGTTTCACGTACGAACGGTAAGGATGCCATAGCGATTCAAATCGTTAAAGGGCAGGAAGCAAATACCGTGACAGTCGTGAATGCTGTTAAAGATTTAATTGATGACCAGGAGAAGGCAATCGATGGATTGAAGATCGATGTTACGCTTGACCAGGGTAAACCAATTGAAGACTCTGTATTTACGATGATTGAAAAAGCTTTATTTGGCGGATTAATTGCGATTCTGGTTATCTTGTTATTTTTACGGGATATCAAATCTACGATTATATCCATTATCTCTATACCAGTATCCATTTTCATGGCATTGTTGCTCTTGAATTGGATGGATATTACTTTAAATATCATGACACTTGGTGCGATTACGGTTGCGATTGGACGGGTAATTGATGACTCCATTGTCGTTGTGGAAAATATTTATCGAAGAATGCACTTGAAAGAAGAGAAGCTTAGAGGGCGTGCACTGATTCGTGAAGCAACGCTTGAAATGTTCAAGCCTATATTGTCTTCAACATTAGTAACGATAGCAGTATTTGCCCCAATGGTCTTCATTGGTGGTATGGTAGGAGAATTGTTCATGCCATTCGCCTTAACAATGTCATTTGCCTTGATTGCATCGTTAATCGTGGCCATTACAATTGTTCCGGCACTATCTCACTTCTTATTCCGTAAAGGAATATATGGTGAAAGAAAAGAAGGTCAGCATAAAGAAGTAGGTAAACTAGCATTATGGTATAAAGGTGTATTGGCGAAGGTGCTGAACCATAAAATCATCACCTCCATTATCGCTGTTGTTCTGCTAGTTGGTTCAATAGCCTTAACACCGTTAATTGGATTCAGCTTTATGGGATCACAGGAAGAGAAAACAATGTATATTACGTACACACCAGCTACTGGTGAGTTACAGGAAGATACATTGAAAAACATTGAGCAAGTCGAAGAGAAGTTAATGGATCGGAAAGATATAGATACAATCCAGATATCCGTAAACGATTCTGATTCTGCTGATATGGCAGCATCTATGGCTATGGGCGGCGGTGCTGGCGGAGCATTAATGTTCCTCATCTTTGATCCTGATATGGAAAACTTCAGTGAGGCAAAAGAAGAAGTTGAAGAATATTTACTTAATATCGGCCAATCAGGTGAATGGAAGCTGCAAGACTTTGCAGCTATGGGCGGCATGTCATCCAATGAAGTAAGCTACACGATTTACAGTAAGGACTTGGATGATCTGCAGAATGCTGTTAAACAAGTGGAAGGCGCTCTCGGTAATGTGGATGAAGTTGAAGATGTGACTTCTGATGCCGAGGATCCATATGTTGAGCACGTATTAAATGTGGATCAGGCGGATGTCCTGCAATATGGTTTAACTACTGGCCAAATTGTTATGGCACTAAATGCATCTGATCAAAAAGAAGTATTAACGACAGTTGAAAATGATGGCAATGATATAGAGGTAGTCGTTCAACGTGAAGCGAAAGCTGATCCGAAATCAATGGATGACTTACTGAAAACGCCAATACCAACTGCACAGGGTACGGCAATGCCTTTATCCGAGTTAGTAAAAGTTGAAGAAGGCACAACACTCAACACATTAGCTCGTTCTGAAGGTGAGTATTATGCGACTGTGTCTGCAACCATTATCGGTGAAGATGTATCCAAGGCTTCAACTGCAGCAGATGAAGAAGTGGATAAACTCGATCTACCTAAGGGTGTAACGACGGGAGTTGCGGGCGTTGCAGCAGATATGACTGAGACATTTACACAGCTAGGGGTGGCCATGATTGCAGCAGTTGCAATTGTCTACTTTATCCTAGTTGTCACATTCCGTGAAGGATTGGCGCCATTTGCCATTCTGTTCTCCTTGCCATTTGCAGTAATAGGTTCATTTGTTGGATTATATCTAACTGATCAAACCATTTCTGTATCTGTTATGATGGGTCTGTTAATGTTAATTGGTATTGTTGTTACAAATGCCATAGTGTTAGTTGACCGTATCATTCACATGGAACGTGAAGGAATGAAGATGCGTGAAGCCATTCTTGAGGCTGGAGCAACAAGATTGCGCCCAATTCTCATGACTGCTATTGCTACAATTGGTGCAATGATACCAATGGCACTCGGTGATGGCGGCGGTGGAGGTCTTGTTTCAAAAGACCTGGCTATTACCGTTATTGGCGGTTTGATTAGTTCCACGCTATTAACTTTAGTAGTAGTACCGATTGTTTATGAGGTACTTTCTAAAATGCTTAAGAAGAATCGTAAGGATATAGTAGAAGACTAA
- a CDS encoding TetR/AcrR family transcriptional regulator, whose protein sequence is MVKKQLIMERAFELFAKNGIEATSVQQITEVCGISKGAFYLSYKSKDELVYALIDYFLSDMAANIEQAVSESNSDHSLLYHFYFNIFSSYQSHSNFAKVLITEQFTSCSMELFEQLSKYDQFMNSIIFSIVDRQFPNVDDSMRPDLVYTIKSFSKLYAELFISNYPFELDTVCKSLVEKVTILANQADIPLISAEYLTYTSSKSIIPTKGELVDLLTAKKDEISDQTIQQSLELLKDDLLNPQYPGVIIQGLLKNLKANSHTKWTAYLYETYLETLQ, encoded by the coding sequence ATGGTTAAAAAACAATTAATAATGGAAAGGGCCTTTGAGCTTTTCGCAAAGAATGGAATTGAAGCAACATCTGTTCAACAAATAACGGAAGTATGCGGAATCTCAAAAGGCGCATTCTACCTATCTTATAAATCTAAGGATGAATTAGTTTATGCACTTATTGATTACTTCCTGAGCGATATGGCAGCGAATATTGAACAGGCGGTCAGTGAATCTAATTCAGACCATTCACTGCTTTATCATTTTTATTTTAATATTTTTAGTTCGTATCAAAGCCATTCCAACTTTGCAAAGGTTTTAATAACAGAACAATTTACCTCCTGTAGTATGGAATTATTTGAACAGTTATCAAAATATGATCAATTTATGAACTCTATTATATTCTCTATTGTTGACCGACAATTTCCAAATGTGGATGATTCGATGCGACCAGATTTGGTTTATACCATTAAAAGTTTCTCTAAACTATATGCAGAGCTATTCATATCAAATTATCCTTTTGAGCTTGATACAGTATGCAAATCGTTAGTTGAAAAGGTAACCATTCTAGCTAACCAGGCAGACATTCCGCTTATTTCAGCAGAATATTTAACCTATACAAGCTCAAAATCTATCATTCCTACCAAGGGGGAACTGGTGGATTTGCTCACTGCAAAAAAGGATGAAATATCAGATCAAACCATACAGCAATCATTAGAGCTATTAAAAGATGATTTATTGAACCCCCAATATCCAGGAGTCATCATTCAAGGGCTACTAAAAAACTTAAAGGCAAATTCCCACACTAAATGGACTGCTTATTTATATGAAACATATTTGGAGACATTACAATAA
- a CDS encoding YesL family protein, translating to MKDLGNSLYTILEWVMRFAYVNILWILFTLAGVIVLGIYPATTAMFSVMREWLRGNSDLPVFNTFSSYYKKDFWKSNHLGIYTSIIFLLIGIDLFYIQSEASKLMTWTHIPIFACILFFIFLLFYLFPVFAHYDLTVRSNYKQAFFIMLISPIQIIMMVICLVAFSIISFIFPALAFIFGLSFYSFITSWLASSSFKRLEANNKIKQTDL from the coding sequence TTGAAGGATTTAGGAAACAGCCTTTATACCATATTGGAATGGGTTATGAGGTTTGCTTATGTAAATATATTATGGATTTTATTCACGCTGGCCGGTGTAATTGTTTTAGGGATATACCCCGCCACCACAGCCATGTTTTCTGTAATGAGAGAATGGTTGAGAGGGAATTCGGATTTACCTGTGTTCAATACTTTTTCGTCCTATTACAAAAAAGACTTTTGGAAAAGTAATCATTTAGGAATTTATACATCCATTATCTTTTTATTGATAGGTATTGATCTTTTTTACATACAGAGCGAGGCAAGCAAGCTTATGACCTGGACTCATATCCCGATATTTGCTTGCATTCTATTTTTTATCTTTTTACTTTTTTACCTGTTTCCTGTGTTCGCTCATTATGATTTAACGGTACGATCCAATTATAAACAAGCATTCTTCATTATGTTAATTAGCCCAATCCAAATTATCATGATGGTCATTTGCCTTGTTGCATTTTCAATCATCTCGTTCATCTTCCCTGCACTTGCATTTATTTTTGGTTTAAGCTTTTATTCCTTTATTACATCATGGTTAGCCTCTTCCTCTTTCAAACGTTTAGAGGCAAACAACAAAATCAAACAGACTGATTTATAA
- a CDS encoding carbohydrate ABC transporter permease: MARFGKIVLYICLTVVAVFQVFPIIWLFLFSLKSNQEIFAGSPFALPSEFRWENYLKVWDGGIGLYFFNSIWITGVAIILTVLFASMATYAITRMHWKFSKLVLGLFMIGLMIPIHSALIPLFNMFLNVNLIDNPWSIVLTYTAYNLPITMMILLGFYTTLPREIEEAAIIDGSSINRMFFRIVLPMSMPILSTTVIINMIYNWNEFVFVNTFISSDKYKTLTVGIQNFIGQYMTDWGAIGATLIISFLPLLLAFIFFSNKVIEGLSASAVKG; the protein is encoded by the coding sequence ATGGCTCGTTTTGGAAAGATAGTATTATATATTTGTTTGACAGTTGTTGCGGTCTTTCAGGTGTTCCCAATTATTTGGCTTTTCCTGTTTTCATTAAAGAGCAATCAGGAGATATTTGCGGGTTCGCCCTTTGCTCTTCCCTCCGAATTTAGATGGGAAAACTATTTGAAGGTTTGGGATGGAGGCATAGGATTATACTTTTTTAATAGTATTTGGATTACAGGAGTAGCCATTATTTTGACAGTTCTTTTTGCAAGTATGGCAACTTATGCGATTACGAGGATGCATTGGAAATTCAGTAAGCTGGTGCTTGGTTTGTTTATGATCGGGTTGATGATTCCAATTCACTCAGCATTAATTCCATTGTTCAATATGTTTTTGAACGTAAACTTAATTGATAATCCATGGTCGATTGTTCTTACCTACACTGCATATAATTTACCGATTACGATGATGATTCTGCTTGGCTTCTATACTACATTGCCAAGAGAAATTGAAGAGGCTGCGATCATAGATGGAAGCTCAATCAACCGGATGTTTTTCCGGATTGTCCTGCCAATGTCCATGCCTATTCTTTCTACGACAGTCATCATCAATATGATTTACAATTGGAATGAATTCGTTTTTGTTAATACGTTTATCAGCTCTGATAAATATAAAACCTTAACAGTCGGCATTCAGAATTTTATTGGACAGTATATGACTGACTGGGGTGCCATCGGTGCCACATTAATTATCAGTTTCCTACCATTATTGCTTGCCTTTATTTTCTTTAGTAATAAAGTAATTGAAGGATTATCAGCTAGCGCAGTAAAAGGATAA
- a CDS encoding carbohydrate ABC transporter permease: MNKVMSNKWIIAMYILPALLLVSVLIFIPLILTGYYGLMDWDGIGAMKFIGLENYINAIQDAKFWDSAWHSILLAIFSTLSLIIYLAISLILASKIKGANLLRKIYLIPMLLSSVAIAQLWIKVFNPSNGILNTILVWFGVENPPLWLSDTSIVLYAIFIPILWQYAGFYILIYYAALKNIPESLIEAAKIDGATPWQIAMKIKLPLIMGVVKVTIVLAIVGSLKYFDLIYVMTGGGPNGSSEVMASYMYKLAFSSSNFGYGSAIGFLLLVITLIVTFIINKLTASKEEIQY; encoded by the coding sequence ATGAATAAGGTGATGTCCAATAAGTGGATTATAGCTATGTATATTCTGCCGGCTTTGTTATTGGTCAGTGTACTGATTTTTATCCCGCTTATTTTGACAGGTTATTATGGACTTATGGATTGGGATGGCATTGGAGCCATGAAGTTTATTGGATTGGAGAACTATATAAATGCAATCCAGGACGCGAAATTTTGGGATAGTGCCTGGCATTCCATTTTACTGGCTATCTTTTCAACATTGAGTTTAATTATCTATTTAGCTATTTCTCTCATTCTTGCTTCCAAAATAAAAGGGGCAAATTTATTAAGGAAAATTTATTTGATTCCAATGCTGCTATCTTCAGTGGCTATTGCGCAGCTTTGGATTAAAGTGTTCAATCCATCGAACGGAATATTAAATACGATATTGGTTTGGTTTGGGGTTGAAAATCCACCATTATGGTTATCTGATACATCTATCGTTTTATATGCTATTTTTATCCCCATCCTATGGCAGTATGCAGGATTTTATATTTTGATTTATTATGCAGCCCTAAAAAATATACCTGAATCTTTAATTGAAGCAGCAAAAATAGACGGTGCTACTCCATGGCAGATTGCCATGAAGATTAAATTGCCGCTAATCATGGGAGTTGTAAAAGTTACAATTGTACTGGCTATTGTTGGTTCACTTAAATATTTCGATCTTATTTATGTTATGACAGGCGGAGGTCCGAACGGATCCAGTGAAGTAATGGCATCCTATATGTATAAGCTGGCTTTCTCATCCTCTAATTTTGGTTACGGCAGTGCAATTGGCTTCCTGTTACTGGTCATTACGTTAATTGTGACGTTTATTATCAATAAACTGACTGCATCCAAGGAAGAAATCCAATATTAG